A window of Odocoileus virginianus isolate 20LAN1187 ecotype Illinois chromosome 3, Ovbor_1.2, whole genome shotgun sequence genomic DNA:
ttcatttgttttctaccATTTAGACATATTAATTGGTCTGATCCAAGAACATATGACACTGCTTCATTTATTTGGCCTACTTCCACTTCTTTCATGAAAATCTTAAAATAGTTTAGTGTGTAGGAATTTGACCTCTTGGTTAAATTGATTTCTGAGTATTTTTACACCCTTTATGATGCTATTATAATTGAgagttttcctttcttgattgttcattgttagtgtatgtaGACATAATTGATTTTTACATACTGATTCtctatcctgcaaatttactgaatttgtttatgtGTTCTAATGTTTTTTGATGCAGCCTTTAGGTtttcatagatagatagatatagatatatagatacatacatatagagACTTTTCATCTTCAAACAAACAGATTGATGTCTTTCTTTCCTATCAGGATGCCTGTATTTTCTTACCTAGGTACTCTAACTAGAACTTTCaggactatgttgaatagaagtgggaAGAGTGGGCCCTCTTGTCTTGTGTCTGATCTTAAAGAGGATGTTTTCAACTTTTTACCAGTCAGTATAATGCCATCTATGGGCTTTTCATATATGGTCATTTTACTGTTGAGGTTCATTCCTTCTATAGTCACTTTGGTAGAATTTTTATCACgaaagaatgttgaattttgtcaaatgatttttctgcatctatggtCATTAACATATGATGTTTACCTTCAATTCGATTCacatggtgtattacattgactgatttgctttTGTTGAAGCTTACTTGTGTCCCAGAGATTAACCCCATGTGATTCTGGGTTATGATCCATTTAACGCTCCATAGAATTTGGTTTACCACTATCttgtttagaatattttcatgtatattcaTCTGGTATATTGGACTATAGtttcctatttccttctttaaagatttttgaacttttaaaaatagctttattaagACATGATTCACGTACCATACAATTCAccaattttaaatgtacagttcagttttTTAGCACATTCTTAGTACCTACAACTGTAaacagttttagaacatttcctgATAGAATTCATGATGAGTTGTTAGAATCTGCTTATCTATGATGACCTTCAAGAGTCCTGGTTGCTGTTCTTCTAATCTCTCCCCACTCCCTTGTCATGAAGTTTATGTCAGTTTTCTGGATAGGCATGTAGTCACTGGATCTTCTGCACAGCTGGGGAAGCTGGACTCTCACTCATATGCTCTCAATTTTTTTGTGGGAGAAATCACAGGGCAAAATGTTGCACATGGCATTGACCTGTTCCACCTCAGGGGAGGCATGATGCCAGAGAAACTAActtgaaacataaagaaagacAGACACCCTCAATGAGAGTCTTGAATGCAGATGTGAGAAACAACTTGCCTGGAAAAGACTAACAGAAGCAGcaaaaaaatgcaatattttatgtttttgcatgaaatatttatcAGTTTCTAGAGGTCAGGTATGGACTTGCTGTATGAGAAGAACTACATTGCAGGGGGTATTATTTCACTGCAACTACTAGATAGTCATGCAAGTTGGCAGGCCAGGCAAAGTTGATTGTCAAATAAAGCTCTTGGGCAAAGAACTCCAGAAGCTGGTGGTTTGTAGTTGGGCTGAGAAATCTCATATATGAAAAGAATCAAGATGATACATGTCAGACACACCAGTATCTAATATAGATATAAATAGTGTGGTTCATCCCTTGGGGATTTGTTGAAAGTCTACTATTCTTGGATTTATTGATGTGAGGTGAGCACACAGGCATGGAGTGAGCACATTGGGATGATAGGATCATACACAATGTGCACAAAGTTGAACTCAGCTATGTGGACTTATGAGCATCTGAATAGTGATCAGAGCACCTCCAGCTATCTAATTTCACTTGATAAGAAAGACATTGTGATAAACTATGTGATTTAGGATAGCTTGTTATGCAGCAATGGCTAACTGAAACAACAAAGCAAAGAGTAATGAAAGCATGCATAACAATCTACTGCTTTTTATTTCTGGCATACATTTTGATTTGGAGACAATGCTCATGATTATTATTTAAACTTGTTTCAGATAACTAGATTATCAGTTGGTTCACTGGTTTCTCCTTAATGAGGAACTTTAAGTTCTGTTCTAAGAAACTTGGAATAGCTGGAAGGATGTGCATGTTGTGCCAAAGTAAATGGTGATCTGGAATCACATGACTGGGTAGAAATTTAAGCTTGCTTGTGAGTCATCTTTTGATCATGAAGACTGAAGATTCCTGAGGAGGAAGGACATGTGAAATGGTTCAGCTTGATATTATTCATTCACTGCTTCTGAATCTTTAGGGGTTATGATGAAATTTAGAAAAGTGAAGATCCTTCATTCAGAGCAACAGAGGAGTCATAAGCATAATCAGGACAGGAAATGTTAAAGTCAAAATTGAGTGATCCAGGAAAACAATTATAAAACACACCAACCAATCGCTAACTCCAATATATAGACTCCCTCTCTCTTGGACAccaattttccatttttcagtgAGTAGATGTATAGATAGAAATTTTTTACATGTAAGGTTGAAAATTTGCTGTGACATATTTAAGGTTATCTCTGACAATAAGACCATATTGTTGCCGTTGTTCAGTTgatgttatgtctgactctgtgaccccatggaccgctgcaggccaggcttccctgtccttcaccatatactggagtttgctcaaactcattcccattgagttggtgatgccatccaaccatctaatcctgtcctccccttctcctgccttcagtctttcccagaatcaggatcttttccattgactctgctcttcacatcaggtaaccaaagtattagagcttcagcttcagcatcagtccttccagtgaatattcagggttggtttcctttaggattgactggtttgatctccttgctattaagggactctcaagagtcctattcaacaccacagtttgaatgcatcagttctttagtgcttggctttctttatggttcaactctcacatccatacatgactactgaaaaaaaccatagccttgactatatggacctttgttggcaaagtaatgtctctgttttgtaatatgctgcctagaatttttatagcttttcttccaaggagcaagagtcttttaatttcatgctgcagtcaccattagAAGCAATTTTGGAGCACAAAGACCATATTAggtcagtttatttattcatatttgcatttttagtaTAGATTTTACTGGGAAATACACATTTGATGATGATTTTTAATAGGTGACTATGGTAGATACTAGGGACACAGGTTGAACAAGCAGCATATAACCCCAGAAGAGTAGTTATAAAACTCAGTAGTATGAATAAAGTTGATATTATCAAGATATTATGGAAATAAGGTTATGATGTAAACAAAAAAATGGGAGACTCAAAATAACAAACTGGTTTCAGATTTCACTCTGCAATGGAATTATATATGCTACTCTAGCTGTTAAGTGTGGCCTTTCTATGTGAGTGATACAACCCAAGACAATTCTTtatggaaagttaaaaaaaaaaaaaatacttgggaAGATAGCTctcatttaaagagaaaaaaatcaggaaaaaaaatttccccatgaaataaatggaaattttcaaatatttctcatccaatttcagaaaaaaattaataaacttagaGAAGTAAGGAAAATATCTGTATACCAGACAGAATAGAAAACTTAATCAAGTGACTTACTTAAATTATATGGAGAAGttgaaatcaaagaaatagaaaggccAGGAAACAAATACAAGGCATAAGAGCTCTTTCTGAAATCTGATCAAGAATCACAATTTCTGCCTCTAATGCTTTGAGTGCTGTAATAACTGACacttcctcagccccaggacaaTTGGTCCTTTTATAGCTGCCATCCTGAAGAATCTTCTTAGAAATCTctttaagtctttatttctcagactgtagatgaaggggttcagcatgggtgtgACCACTGTGTACATCACAGAGGCTGTTGCACTTGAGTGTGAGCTATGGGTAGCAGCAGAGCTGAGGTACACTCCTAAGCCTGTACAATAAAACAAGGAGACGACTGAGAGGTGAGATGCACAGGTGGAAAATGCTTTGTACTTCCCCTGAGCTGATGAGATTCCATGTATGGAGAAAACTATCTTAGAGTAAGAGTAACATATCCCAGTGAATGGACCACCACCAAACAGTCCAACTGCAAAATACATCATCACATTATTAAGAAAAGTGTTAGAACAGGCAAGTTGGATCACCTCTTTGAATTCACAGAAAAAGTGGGGGATTTCCAAGATGGTACAGAAAGACAGTCGTAATGCCAGTAAGCTTTGTAACAAGGAATTCAAGGCACCTATTAGCCATGATATCAGTACCAGCAGTCCGCAGAGAACAGGGTTCATGATGACTGTGTAGtgaagggggtggcagatggcTATGAGGCGGTCATAGGACATCACAGTCAGAAGGAAGTTGTCCAACTGTACAAAGAGTAGGAAAAAATACATCTGGGTGAGGCAGTCTTCATAGGTAATGACTTTGGTTTGAGTTATTATATTCAGCAGCATCTTTGGGACAGTGGTGGAGATGAAACAGATGTCTACAAAGGACAGGTTGGAGAGAAAGAAGTACATAGGTGTGTGGAGGTGGGAATCTGAGATGAtggccaggatgatgagcaggtttccaAACACAGTGATCAGGTACATGGATAGGAAAAGGCCAAATATGAGGGGCTGCAATTCTGGTTCCTTTGAAAATCCCAGAAGAATAAATTCTGAAATTTGTGTATTGTTGCCTGGTACCATGTGGTAGTGATCACTACTAGGACAGAAAGAAAGATGactaatttttacatatatagaCCTTAACATAGTGAAATGCTGTAAATTATATTCAGTCATTTTAAATGGCTTTCTGTGACATCATAAGTGTTatctgttcatttcagttcatttcagctcagtcatgtctgaccgtttgcaacccctggactgcagcctaccagtctcctctgtccatgggattttccaggcaaaaatactagagtgggttgccatccccttctctaggggatctttctgactcagggatagaacccaggactcctgcattgcaggcagactctatggtctgagccaccagggaagctgtgacAACAGTGAATAGAAATTCCCATAGTCAGTTTTCCACCAACAGGTACTCTTATTACACAgtttaaatgcaaaattatttcATACATTTGAGGAATTTATGTTGAATACTGTGTCTCggccttctcaggtggctcagtgctaaagaatccacctgccaatgcagtagataagagttcaatacctgggtcaggaagatcccctggagaaggaatagcaacccactccagtattcttgtctgggaaatcccttggatagagaagcctggcagattatagtccatgagactgcaaaacagtcagacataaaTTAactattaaacaacaacaattgacTGTATTCTGGGCTAAAATTATAGGTTGCTGAGAACAAAACTCtcaatgataaataataaagaaagaatataaattagCAAACAAAAAGCATATACCTGGTGACaggttttaggggaaaaaaataattataaatagagTGAATGAAGGTGTTACATCTTAATGGGAGTTGAAGAAGATCTGCAAACCAGGAGAAATTTGAACAGAAGCCTAAAGAAAGACAAAGCAGAGACACAAAATTACCTGGTGAAAGAGTGTGCCCTGTTGGAGAAAGAGTCAGTGCAAAGGTCCTAAGTAGGTCACTTG
This region includes:
- the LOC110146557 gene encoding olfactory receptor 7A17-like; this translates as MVPGNNTQISEFILLGFSKEPELQPLIFGLFLSMYLITVFGNLLIILAIISDSHLHTPMYFFLSNLSFVDICFISTTVPKMLLNIITQTKVITYEDCLTQMYFFLLFVQLDNFLLTVMSYDRLIAICHPLHYTVIMNPVLCGLLVLISWLIGALNSLLQSLLALRLSFCTILEIPHFFCEFKEVIQLACSNTFLNNVMMYFAVGLFGGGPFTGICYSYSKIVFSIHGISSAQGKYKAFSTCASHLSVVSLFYCTGLGVYLSSAATHSSHSSATASVMYTVVTPMLNPFIYSLRNKDLKRFLRRFFRMAAIKGPIVLGLRKCQLLQHSKH